Proteins from one Ricinus communis isolate WT05 ecotype wild-type chromosome 9, ASM1957865v1, whole genome shotgun sequence genomic window:
- the LOC8282945 gene encoding uncharacterized protein LOC8282945, with product MSLMIKPHPPRYRNNKTTATNHRDWTQIYTIYGMDQWQTLIFLLCHAIFFTILSILFLYYFDPFCELLETCVLHFATTTSTAGVARFAAGFTGCVTALSAVCLFFAAGNFFYSAVALHHEMAQRMVSYVNDWSNVKLALDIGCGRGILLNAVATQLKKTGSCGRVVGLDRSKRTTLSTLRTANMEGVGEYVTCREGDVRSLPFGDNYFDVVVSAVFFHTVGKEYGHRTVEAAAERMRVLGEMVRVLKPGGMGVVWDIVHVPEYVRRLQELKMEDIRVSERVTAFMVSSHIVSFRKPDQHVLVGGLSEVRLDWRC from the exons ATGTCACTGATGATCAAACCACATCCCCCTCGTTACAGAAACAACAAAACAACAGCAACAAATCACAGAGACTGGACACAGATCTACACAATCTACGGCATGGATCAATGGCAAACACTAATATTCCTGTTATGCCACGCCATTTTTTTCACCATCTTATCTATCCTTTTCCTATACTACTTCGACCCGTTCTGTGAACTCCTGGAAACATGTGTCCTTCACTTTGCAACCACCACCAGCACCGCCGGGGTTGCCCGTTTCGCGGCGGGGTTTACTGGGTGCGTGACGGCTCTGTCAGCAGTCTGTCTGTTTTTCGCGGCGGGAAACTTCTTTTACAGCGCGGTTGCGTTGCATCATGAGATGGCGCAGAGAATGGTTAGCTATGTGAATGATTGGTCTAATGTTAAGTTAGCTCTTGACATCGGATGTGGAAGAGGGATTCTATTGAATGCTGTAGCTACCCAGTTGAAGAAAACCGGTAGTTGCGGTCGGGTTGTTGGGTTGGACCGATCTAAACGGACTACCCTGTCTACTCTCCGAACTGCGAACATGGAAG GAGTTGGGGAGTATGTAACTTGCAGAGAAGGTGATGTGAGGAGCCTACCATTTGGGGATAACTATTTTGATGTGGTGGTATCAGCTGTGTTTTTCCACACAGTGGGAAAAGAGTACGGTCACAGGACGGTGGAAGCAGCAGCGGAGAGAATGAGAGTGTTGGGGGAGATGGTCAGGGTGTTGAAACCCGGTGGAATGGGAGTGGTGTGGGACATAGTACATGTGCCGGAATACGTCCGGAGATTACAGGAGTTGAAGATGGAGGACATAAGGGTTTCGGAGCGTGTAACTGCATTCATGGTGAGCAGCCACATTGTGTCGTTTCGGAAGCCTGATCAGCATGTACTAGTAGGTGGACTCAGTGAGGTCAGGCTGGACTGGAGATGCTGA